Proteins from one Candidatus Eisenbacteria bacterium genomic window:
- a CDS encoding pyridoxal phosphate-dependent aminotransferase: protein MFASRMSRLGTETAFEVLARAKELERQGRDVVHLEIGEPDFDTPRFIKDAAIEALNSGYTHYGPSAGLVEVREAIARVVSESRGIPVDATNVVVTPGAKPIIFFTILAVLEEGDEAIYPNPGFPIYESMINFIGAKAVSLPLREERDFSIDLDELRSLVTDRTKLIILNSPHNPTGGVLTRRDMEGIAEIVRDRDLFVLCDEVYCKILYEGEHVSLASLPGMQDRTIILDGHSKTYAMTGWRLGYGVMRADLAAHVTRLMTNSNSCTNVFVQRAGMEALTGPQDEVDAMVREFRRRRDVIVDGLNRLPGVSCKKPKGAFYVFPNVKQVPMDTAKLARELLDVAGVAALSGTSFGANGNGYLRFSYANSVENIEKAVSRVGEYLAKLKG from the coding sequence ATGTTCGCCAGCAGGATGTCACGCCTCGGCACCGAGACCGCTTTCGAGGTTCTCGCGCGCGCCAAGGAGCTCGAGCGCCAGGGGCGCGATGTCGTCCATCTCGAGATCGGCGAACCCGATTTCGACACGCCGCGCTTCATCAAGGACGCCGCGATCGAAGCGTTGAACTCGGGATACACGCACTACGGCCCGTCAGCGGGCCTCGTCGAGGTCCGAGAAGCGATCGCGCGGGTCGTTTCCGAGTCGAGGGGGATCCCGGTCGATGCCACGAACGTGGTCGTGACCCCGGGCGCCAAGCCGATCATCTTCTTCACGATCCTCGCGGTCCTGGAGGAAGGAGACGAAGCGATCTACCCGAATCCCGGATTCCCGATCTACGAGTCGATGATCAACTTCATCGGCGCCAAGGCGGTCTCGCTCCCCTTGCGGGAGGAAAGGGATTTCTCGATCGATCTCGACGAGCTGAGGTCCCTCGTGACCGACAGGACGAAGCTCATCATCCTCAACTCCCCCCACAATCCCACCGGCGGGGTTCTCACCCGACGCGACATGGAAGGGATCGCCGAGATCGTCCGCGACCGCGATCTCTTCGTCCTCTGCGACGAGGTCTACTGCAAGATCCTCTACGAGGGCGAGCATGTCTCACTGGCGAGCCTGCCCGGCATGCAGGACAGGACGATCATCCTGGACGGCCATTCCAAGACCTACGCGATGACGGGCTGGCGGCTCGGGTATGGAGTCATGCGCGCGGATCTCGCCGCGCACGTGACGCGCCTCATGACCAACTCCAACTCCTGCACGAACGTCTTCGTCCAGCGGGCCGGAATGGAGGCCCTCACCGGACCGCAGGACGAGGTGGATGCGATGGTCCGGGAGTTCCGCCGCCGTCGGGATGTGATCGTCGACGGTCTCAACCGGCTTCCCGGCGTCAGCTGCAAGAAGCCGAAGGGGGCATTCTACGTCTTCCCGAACGTGAAGCAGGTGCCGATGGACACCGCCAAGCTGGCCAGGGAGCTCCTGGACGTGGCTGGGGTCGCGGCCCTCTCGGGGACCTCGTTCGGAGCGAACGGCAACGGCTATCTCCGCTTCTCCTATGCGAATTCGGTCGAGAACATCGAGAAGGCGGTTTCCCGCGTCGGGGAGTATCTGGCCAAGCTGAAGGGGTAG
- the arcC gene encoding carbamate kinase gives MTRSFVVSIGGNALLPAGSAGTIEEQYRITRKTMAPIVDLVREGRVVLTHGNGPVVGNILIRNEAARAQVPPMPLDVCGADSQGGLGYMIQQTLQNLLVEEGLAHQVVTVVSQVVVDGDDPGFRNPSKPIGPFYGAEQALEFEGTKGWRMVQDSGRGFRRVVPSPMPKRIVEMPAIRTLYDAGHVVIAAGGGGIPVVEDPAGMLHGVEAVIDKDLASVVLATALGARSLLIITAVDAVAIDYGKPTQRWLSSLTPEDAARHLEEGQFPEGSMGPKIRAAIRFLSEGGGEVCITSPSRVLDALEGRAGTWITRTT, from the coding sequence ATGACGCGCTCGTTCGTTGTCTCCATCGGGGGCAACGCGCTTCTCCCCGCCGGATCGGCGGGGACCATCGAGGAGCAGTACCGGATCACCAGGAAGACGATGGCCCCCATCGTCGATCTGGTGCGAGAGGGTCGTGTCGTCCTGACGCATGGAAACGGTCCCGTTGTCGGCAACATCCTGATCCGCAACGAAGCCGCCCGCGCGCAGGTTCCTCCGATGCCGCTCGACGTCTGCGGCGCTGACTCCCAGGGCGGCCTCGGCTACATGATCCAGCAGACCCTGCAGAATCTCCTGGTGGAGGAGGGTCTCGCGCATCAGGTCGTGACCGTCGTCAGCCAGGTCGTCGTCGATGGGGACGATCCCGGATTCAGGAATCCGAGCAAGCCGATCGGACCTTTCTATGGCGCCGAGCAGGCGCTGGAGTTCGAGGGGACGAAGGGGTGGCGGATGGTCCAGGACTCCGGGCGCGGCTTTCGGCGCGTCGTCCCCTCGCCGATGCCGAAGCGGATTGTGGAGATGCCTGCCATCCGCACGCTCTACGACGCCGGACACGTCGTGATCGCCGCCGGGGGCGGAGGGATCCCTGTCGTCGAGGATCCGGCCGGAATGCTCCACGGCGTCGAGGCCGTGATCGACAAGGATCTCGCGTCCGTGGTTCTCGCGACCGCCCTCGGCGCGCGGTCCTTGCTCATCATCACCGCCGTCGACGCGGTCGCGATCGACTACGGCAAACCAACGCAGCGCTGGCTATCCAGCCTGACGCCCGAGGATGCGGCGCGACACCTCGAGGAGGGGCAGTTCCCCGAAGGGAGCATGGGACCGAAGATCAGGGCGGCGATCCGCTTCCTCTCCGAGGGGGGGGGCGAGGTCTGCATCACCAGCCCTTCGCGCGTGCTCGACGCCCTGGAGGGGCGGGCGGGCACGTGGATCACGCGGACGACCTAG